The following are encoded together in the Leuconostoc mesenteroides subsp. mesenteroides ATCC 8293 genome:
- a CDS encoding aldo/keto reductase has translation MKTRFLGSDNHSIEVSTIGLGTMGMSFAYGHLPDEQSMIPVLQEAVEMGEHFIDTAEVYGPFTNESLIGKALYPYRHDMVIATKGGIQIVNGKQVIDGHPQTLENSIEGSLKRLKVDAIDLYYLHRVDTSVPIEEVADFMGRMIKAGKIKHWGLSEAGVQTIRKAHAITPLTAVESEYSLWYREPEEQLLPTLKELGIGFVPFSPLGKGFLTGTMSVDQPLSSDDVRSTLPRFKQDAMVANMKLVDIIQNFAKTKDVTNAQIALAWLLAQDESIVPIPGTTKIQRIRENIDAEKVILSPTELKALTEAANTVKIVGNRYNEELAKRAGN, from the coding sequence GTGAAAACCAGATTTTTGGGAAGTGACAACCATTCAATTGAAGTCAGTACAATCGGATTAGGAACGATGGGTATGAGTTTTGCCTATGGTCATTTACCTGATGAACAATCAATGATCCCAGTTCTACAAGAAGCTGTGGAAATGGGAGAACATTTCATCGATACGGCAGAGGTCTATGGCCCATTTACCAATGAGTCTTTAATTGGCAAGGCTTTATATCCTTATCGTCATGACATGGTTATTGCGACTAAAGGTGGCATTCAAATTGTCAATGGTAAACAAGTAATTGATGGCCATCCACAAACTTTAGAAAACTCAATAGAGGGTTCATTAAAAAGATTAAAAGTTGATGCTATTGATTTATATTACCTACATCGTGTTGATACGAGTGTGCCAATTGAAGAAGTTGCTGATTTCATGGGCCGTATGATTAAAGCCGGTAAAATAAAGCATTGGGGCCTTAGTGAAGCTGGGGTTCAGACAATTCGTAAAGCACATGCCATCACACCTTTAACAGCCGTTGAAAGTGAATATTCGCTCTGGTACCGAGAACCAGAAGAGCAACTATTACCGACACTAAAAGAGTTAGGCATTGGGTTTGTCCCATTTAGTCCGCTAGGTAAGGGATTTCTAACTGGTACCATGTCAGTTGATCAACCGCTCTCAAGTGATGATGTGCGTTCAACATTACCTCGTTTTAAACAAGACGCTATGGTAGCTAACATGAAATTAGTTGATATCATTCAAAACTTTGCTAAAACCAAAGATGTTACTAATGCACAAATTGCACTAGCTTGGTTGTTAGCTCAAGATGAGTCGATAGTCCCTATTCCCGGTACAACTAAGATTCAAAGAATACGTGAAAATATCGATGCCGAAAAAGTCATTTTATCACCAACAGAACTGAAGGCTCTGACAGAGGCAGCTAATACTGTTAAAATCGTCGGGAATCGGTATAATGAAGAACTTGCTAAAAGAGCAGGCAATTAG
- a CDS encoding flavodoxin, whose amino-acid sequence MKKILLLIVAVVIVAGAILFWVTNQSGTSQTTKTQSTSQKNKETSKMAENKTLIVYYSRTGNTKAVAELIHDRVGGDLVQIETKEARPKDYRSEVSQNAQEQNNNTLPALKTKVSNFDDYNRVFIGTPTWNMALPQAVESFMNDYNFSGKIVIPFNTNGGYGAGSTFSQIKSGTKGAKVLDGFSVEGGQETNGVLLAIKGNRRVEVAKELDKWLQKINIEK is encoded by the coding sequence ATGAAAAAGATACTTTTATTAATAGTCGCCGTTGTCATTGTAGCTGGTGCTATTTTATTTTGGGTTACAAATCAAAGCGGTACATCTCAAACAACTAAAACACAAAGTACATCACAAAAAAATAAGGAGACAAGTAAAATGGCAGAAAATAAAACTTTAATTGTTTATTATTCACGAACTGGTAACACAAAGGCAGTTGCTGAATTAATTCACGATCGGGTTGGTGGCGATTTGGTTCAAATCGAAACAAAAGAAGCACGGCCAAAGGATTATCGTTCTGAAGTATCTCAAAATGCGCAAGAACAAAACAATAATACTTTGCCAGCATTAAAGACTAAAGTATCAAATTTTGATGACTACAATCGTGTCTTTATCGGAACGCCAACTTGGAATATGGCACTCCCACAAGCTGTGGAATCTTTCATGAACGATTATAATTTTTCCGGTAAAATTGTTATTCCATTTAATACTAACGGTGGATATGGCGCAGGTTCAACATTTTCACAAATAAAGTCCGGTACCAAAGGGGCAAAAGTTCTGGATGGCTTTTCTGTAGAGGGTGGTCAAGAAACAAATGGTGTCTTACTTGCCATTAAGGGTAATCGTCGTGTTGAAGTGGCAAAGGAATTGGACAAGTGGTTACAAAAGATAAATATTGAAAAATAA
- a CDS encoding flavodoxin codes for MKVRITIFGVVIIALVAAIFTFNSRNQRNQSTTTTSTQNRSSKPVKSANSGKTLVVYFSRREAASSIYKDKPLPIGNTKRIAGMIAKKTGGTEYEIIPAKSYPRDFKTTSEVAQRELDENARPKIKNPLPDVSGYNTVFVGAPVWWGDYPMVVHTFLDAVDLNGKNIVPFATSEGSGLGNFDSVLSSQYPNAKVLEGHFERGKDVADRRSSVESNVNRWLNGLGY; via the coding sequence ATGAAAGTTCGTATCACCATTTTTGGTGTTGTCATTATTGCTCTTGTAGCAGCTATTTTTACTTTTAATTCTCGTAATCAGAGAAACCAGTCAACCACGACTACATCAACACAAAACAGATCATCTAAGCCTGTTAAGTCTGCTAATAGTGGTAAAACATTAGTCGTTTATTTTTCAAGAAGAGAGGCTGCTTCCAGCATCTATAAAGATAAACCGCTACCTATTGGTAATACCAAGCGGATTGCGGGTATGATTGCCAAGAAGACTGGTGGAACTGAATATGAAATTATTCCAGCAAAGTCCTATCCACGCGACTTTAAAACAACTTCAGAAGTTGCACAACGTGAACTAGATGAAAATGCCCGTCCTAAAATTAAAAATCCGCTACCAGATGTTTCAGGTTATAATACAGTTTTTGTTGGTGCACCAGTATGGTGGGGCGATTATCCTATGGTAGTCCATACATTTTTGGATGCAGTGGACTTAAATGGAAAAAATATTGTACCTTTTGCAACTTCAGAGGGATCTGGGCTAGGCAATTTCGATTCAGTGTTATCTAGTCAATATCCAAATGCAAAAGTCTTGGAAGGTCACTTTGAACGTGGTAAAGATGTTGCGGACAGACGTTCTAGTGTCGAGTCAAATGTTAATAGATGGCTGAATGGTTTGGGATATTAG
- a CDS encoding SDR family oxidoreductase — protein sequence MADSKVIVITGASSGIGEAIAKKQAAAGDKIVLGARREENLKQIKADIEAGGGQAEYLVTDVTDVEQVKALAQKAMDAYGRIDVWINNAGLMPHSLLIDARIDDWNRMIDVNLKGTLYGIAAAQHIFHDQNTGHFINLGSVASLYSHAGGAVYSATKWAVKAISESLREEEAQAGKNVRVTSLYPGAIESELVANMTDSKRREATAEFYKNFAIPAERIAQIVNDVLNMPTDTTLNEIVVRPTTQVQ from the coding sequence ATGGCCGATTCAAAAGTAATTGTTATAACTGGTGCCTCATCTGGTATTGGTGAAGCTATTGCTAAAAAGCAAGCAGCAGCCGGAGACAAGATTGTTTTAGGTGCACGTCGTGAGGAAAACTTGAAACAAATTAAGGCAGATATTGAAGCTGGCGGAGGTCAAGCAGAGTATTTAGTAACTGATGTCACAGATGTTGAGCAAGTTAAAGCGTTGGCTCAAAAAGCTATGGATGCCTATGGCCGTATTGATGTTTGGATCAACAATGCAGGATTGATGCCTCATTCATTATTAATTGATGCCAGAATTGACGATTGGAATCGCATGATTGACGTTAACTTGAAAGGTACGTTGTACGGTATTGCTGCTGCACAGCACATCTTCCATGATCAAAATACAGGTCACTTCATCAACTTGGGTTCTGTGGCTAGTCTTTATTCACATGCTGGTGGAGCGGTTTATTCAGCTACTAAATGGGCTGTTAAAGCCATCTCTGAAAGTTTACGCGAAGAAGAAGCGCAAGCTGGTAAAAATGTTCGTGTGACATCACTTTATCCTGGTGCAATTGAATCAGAATTGGTTGCTAATATGACGGATTCAAAGCGTCGTGAAGCAACAGCTGAATTTTACAAGAACTTTGCCATTCCAGCTGAACGTATTGCGCAAATTGTTAATGATGTCTTGAATATGCCAACAGATACGACACTGAACGAAATTGTTGTACGGCCAACAACTCAAGTACAATAA
- a CDS encoding cupin domain-containing protein produces MTIANDLSKSVIFPLGEKITNNYFIGDAYLQMIVSKPTTSTGAVGNVTFAPGTRNNWHSHTKGQTLFITGGEGWYQEEGKPAEKLVAGTVKVIPANVNHWHGATSDSWFVHLAIAPGTTTWQGPVDDQQYIDAENGEAVFETKGENDG; encoded by the coding sequence ATGACAATTGCGAATGATTTATCTAAAAGTGTCATTTTCCCTTTAGGTGAAAAAATAACAAATAATTATTTTATAGGTGATGCTTATTTACAAATGATAGTTTCCAAACCCACAACATCTACTGGTGCTGTTGGGAATGTTACTTTTGCACCTGGGACTAGAAATAATTGGCATTCACATACAAAAGGTCAGACGCTTTTTATTACTGGCGGTGAAGGATGGTATCAAGAAGAAGGTAAGCCAGCAGAAAAATTAGTGGCGGGTACTGTCAAAGTTATTCCTGCAAATGTTAATCATTGGCATGGCGCAACCTCTGATTCTTGGTTCGTACATTTGGCGATTGCACCAGGCACAACAACGTGGCAAGGTCCGGTTGATGATCAGCAGTATATTGATGCAGAAAATGGTGAAGCTGTTTTTGAAACAAAAGGAGAAAATGATGGTTGA
- a CDS encoding NAD-dependent succinate-semialdehyde dehydrogenase — translation MSYQTINPLTDEVIKTYDNHDDAYVEKAIAKGHALYKKWRNDPVESRAAALNKVADVMEAQTDELAKVLTLEMGKRFLEAQGEVAICVSIARYYAKNAAEFLKPEPIESSIGPAQTISRPTGVLMTVEPWNFPYYQIMRVFAPNFMVGNPMLLKHASYTPMAAGAFEKVVSEAGLPDGAFTNLYVDYDQVNHIIADDRVQGVALTGSERAGQLIAAEAGKSMKQSSLELGGSDPFIVLEDADLSEIKKIIGGARLYNAGQVCTSSKRFIVTENNYDAVLDMLKTAFAEAKIGDPMDATTTLAPLSTSNAKQNLTKQVKLAVEAGATLAYGSVEQNLPAAQFEPVILTNITKENPAFYQEFFGPVGQVYKVKDEEEAIALANDSHYGLSGVVFGGSADHAAEVASQLETGAVFVNSFGGTLPELPFGGVKNSGYGRELGRFGIETFVNKETIVTKHEPIDLNDAFGGFV, via the coding sequence ATGAGTTATCAAACAATCAATCCATTAACAGATGAAGTGATTAAAACATATGACAATCATGATGATGCCTATGTCGAAAAAGCAATTGCAAAGGGTCATGCACTGTATAAAAAATGGCGTAATGATCCTGTTGAAAGTCGTGCCGCAGCGTTGAATAAAGTGGCTGACGTGATGGAAGCACAAACGGATGAGTTAGCCAAAGTCTTGACCCTTGAAATGGGAAAACGTTTCCTAGAAGCGCAAGGCGAGGTTGCTATTTGTGTATCAATTGCACGTTATTATGCCAAAAATGCAGCGGAATTTTTGAAACCAGAACCAATTGAATCATCGATTGGACCAGCCCAAACCATTTCAAGACCAACTGGTGTCTTGATGACAGTTGAGCCTTGGAACTTCCCATACTATCAGATTATGCGTGTCTTTGCGCCTAACTTCATGGTGGGTAACCCAATGCTATTGAAGCATGCAAGTTACACGCCAATGGCTGCTGGTGCTTTTGAAAAAGTTGTTAGCGAAGCAGGCTTACCAGACGGTGCTTTTACTAATCTTTACGTTGACTATGATCAAGTTAATCATATTATTGCAGACGATCGTGTTCAAGGTGTGGCATTGACAGGATCAGAACGCGCTGGACAACTCATTGCTGCGGAAGCTGGTAAGAGCATGAAGCAGAGTTCACTTGAACTTGGTGGTAGTGATCCATTTATTGTGTTGGAAGATGCTGATCTTTCAGAAATTAAGAAAATTATTGGTGGCGCACGGTTGTATAATGCTGGGCAAGTCTGCACATCATCAAAACGCTTTATCGTCACAGAAAATAACTATGATGCAGTGTTAGATATGCTCAAAACAGCGTTTGCTGAAGCAAAAATTGGGGATCCAATGGACGCAACGACAACGTTGGCACCATTGAGTACTTCAAACGCTAAGCAGAACCTGACAAAGCAAGTTAAGTTAGCCGTAGAAGCAGGGGCAACGCTTGCGTATGGTAGCGTAGAACAAAACTTGCCAGCTGCACAATTTGAGCCAGTCATTTTGACAAACATTACTAAGGAAAACCCAGCATTTTATCAAGAATTCTTTGGTCCAGTTGGACAAGTATACAAAGTCAAGGACGAAGAAGAAGCAATTGCTTTAGCCAATGATTCGCACTATGGTTTGAGTGGTGTTGTGTTTGGTGGTTCAGCTGATCATGCTGCGGAAGTTGCTTCACAACTAGAAACAGGTGCAGTCTTTGTGAACAGTTTTGGTGGGACATTACCAGAATTACCATTCGGTGGTGTTAAAAATTCAGGATACGGTCGTGAATTAGGTCGCTTCGGTATTGAAACATTCGTCAACAAAGAAACAATTGTGACGAAGCATGAACCAATTGATTTAAATGATGCATTTGGTGGGTTCGTTTAA
- a CDS encoding carboxymuconolactone decarboxylase family protein, with the protein MVEKQTAGHDKLGEFAPKFAELNDDVLFGEVWSRESELSAHDRSIITISALISGGNMEQAGHHMTLGKKNGITQKEISEMITHLAFYVGWPKAWSAFNIAKEIWN; encoded by the coding sequence ATGGTTGAGAAGCAGACAGCAGGACACGATAAATTAGGCGAATTTGCACCAAAATTTGCAGAATTAAACGATGATGTTTTGTTTGGTGAGGTATGGTCACGAGAATCAGAGTTATCCGCCCACGATCGTTCAATAATTACGATTTCCGCACTGATTTCTGGCGGTAATATGGAACAAGCTGGGCATCACATGACGTTGGGTAAAAAGAACGGTATTACGCAAAAAGAGATTTCAGAGATGATCACACACCTTGCATTTTATGTCGGGTGGCCTAAAGCTTGGTCGGCATTTAATATTGCCAAAGAAATTTGGAATTAA
- a CDS encoding NAD(P)H-binding protein produces the protein MNILILGAAGQISQQLTTRLINETDTNLTLFARNAEKRLSMYKNNNHVRLISGEFEDESLLAESMQGQDVVYANSDRNMQPILAAMKKAGVKRIIIAGALSIYDEVGGAFGKWNRSMMGPTPDSRKKMISDVENSGLDYTYMRMTWLYNQKGNVAYATTQKGEPFVGAQVTREAIVQYILDLLANPNRDLQVSVGIYEPGTEDMAKPSFY, from the coding sequence ATGAACATTTTAATTCTTGGCGCAGCAGGGCAAATTTCTCAACAACTAACAACCCGCTTGATCAATGAAACAGATACAAATTTAACATTATTTGCGCGTAATGCCGAAAAGCGTTTGTCAATGTATAAGAATAATAATCATGTTCGATTGATTTCTGGTGAATTTGAAGATGAATCTTTACTAGCTGAATCAATGCAAGGGCAAGATGTTGTATATGCTAACTCTGATCGTAATATGCAACCAATATTAGCGGCCATGAAAAAGGCAGGCGTTAAACGGATTATTATTGCAGGTGCATTAAGCATTTACGATGAAGTTGGTGGGGCATTTGGCAAATGGAATCGGTCAATGATGGGACCTACACCGGATTCTAGAAAGAAAATGATTTCAGATGTTGAAAATTCAGGTTTGGATTACACTTATATGCGAATGACTTGGTTGTATAACCAAAAAGGTAACGTTGCTTATGCTACAACTCAAAAGGGTGAACCATTCGTTGGTGCACAGGTTACTCGTGAAGCAATTGTACAATATATTCTAGATTTGTTAGCAAATCCAAATCGTGATTTGCAAGTTAGTGTTGGCATATATGAACCTGGAACAGAAGATATGGCAAAGCCTAGTTTTTATTAA
- a CDS encoding MerR family transcriptional regulator yields MNIKKAAETTKLTADTIRYYERVGIIGAVPRLENGIRDFDERSLTQLHFAKIMRNAGMSIEALKQYIDLIYEDNEATIPARKAMLVDAADEMDQKINDLVVARDYLRSKVDNYYGHMRDMEQKLVSDE; encoded by the coding sequence ATGAATATTAAAAAAGCTGCTGAGACAACTAAATTAACTGCAGATACGATTCGTTATTACGAGCGAGTTGGCATCATTGGCGCAGTACCAAGATTAGAGAATGGTATTCGAGATTTTGATGAAAGAAGTTTAACACAACTACATTTTGCTAAAATAATGAGAAACGCTGGTATGAGTATTGAAGCATTAAAGCAATACATTGATTTGATATATGAAGACAATGAAGCTACTATACCTGCACGAAAAGCGATGTTGGTGGATGCAGCTGATGAAATGGATCAAAAAATCAATGATTTGGTTGTTGCTAGAGATTATTTGAGAAGCAAAGTAGATAATTATTACGGGCATATGCGTGACATGGAGCAAAAATTAGTAAGTGATGAATAA
- a CDS encoding iron reductase, which translates to MKQSKIDFLLTWAVVLVVLPMPLIYTFNQGLVDSAANIRTYDFGILAYVWWLVIVYLSTRPKWIERFIPLPKMYMMHGLLAIIALLFATLHEQMSFTYHAPIRLTGDFAWYLSIFGIVYAVLFMSNWLIDRIPLVMTTKNKLKFLLKHQVSIWVHRLHFVMIGLIWFHVHLIPRVTQLSNFLIIFDLYTLAALASYVYVKLIRDTRKNSGILVENRALDVKTQMITVRLGKFAPEYQAGDIYFIKIEGFSNEAHPFSVASAPKKDNRLVSFVIQNVGDYTQNINRIPLRSKVKLEGPFGQFDKLIRGLPDDQPIILYGLGSGAAPMLSLAQQFHEKAIHVIWSARRDSRLYLDNEFKPIDVQYTSKNGRFSPEELSQVLTASEIKNGIFIIVGGSATVLRVRKMLKKIGVNNARLIDERLIM; encoded by the coding sequence ATGAAACAATCAAAGATAGACTTTTTGCTAACTTGGGCGGTAGTATTAGTTGTTTTACCGATGCCATTAATTTATACATTTAATCAGGGTTTAGTGGATTCTGCTGCCAATATTCGGACATATGATTTCGGCATTCTAGCCTATGTTTGGTGGTTGGTCATTGTTTATTTATCAACGAGACCTAAATGGATTGAACGTTTTATACCGTTGCCAAAAATGTATATGATGCATGGTTTGTTGGCTATCATTGCATTACTATTTGCAACCCTTCATGAGCAAATGAGTTTTACCTATCATGCACCGATTAGATTAACAGGAGATTTTGCCTGGTACCTATCGATATTTGGTATTGTTTATGCTGTTTTATTCATGTCTAATTGGTTAATTGATCGTATACCATTGGTTATGACAACAAAAAACAAGCTTAAATTTTTATTGAAACACCAAGTATCGATTTGGGTTCACCGCTTACATTTTGTTATGATTGGTTTGATTTGGTTTCATGTCCACTTAATTCCTCGTGTAACACAACTATCTAATTTCTTAATTATTTTTGATTTATATACGTTGGCAGCTTTAGCTTCTTACGTTTATGTCAAGTTGATACGAGACACGAGAAAAAATAGCGGTATATTAGTTGAAAATCGAGCATTAGATGTTAAAACACAAATGATTACTGTTCGTCTAGGAAAGTTTGCGCCTGAGTATCAAGCTGGAGATATTTATTTTATCAAAATAGAAGGCTTTTCAAACGAAGCACACCCATTTTCTGTTGCTTCGGCGCCCAAAAAGGATAATAGATTAGTTAGTTTTGTCATTCAAAATGTTGGCGATTATACACAAAATATTAATCGCATACCATTAAGATCGAAGGTAAAGTTGGAAGGCCCATTTGGTCAATTTGATAAATTGATTCGTGGACTGCCAGATGATCAACCGATTATTCTCTATGGGTTAGGTTCTGGTGCAGCGCCAATGTTAAGTCTTGCTCAACAATTTCATGAAAAAGCCATTCATGTGATATGGAGTGCCAGAAGAGATAGTCGATTATATTTAGATAATGAATTTAAACCAATTGATGTGCAGTACACTTCTAAAAATGGTCGATTTAGTCCGGAAGAGCTAAGTCAAGTCCTAACTGCGTCAGAAATAAAAAATGGTATTTTTATCATTGTAGGTGGATCAGCAACAGTCCTTCGAGTGAGGAAAATGTTGAAAAAAATTGGTGTCAATAATGCCAGATTAATAGATGAACGTCTAATCATGTGA
- a CDS encoding aldo/keto reductase → MEYKTLASDIKMPVLGFGVFQVQEKGAAKQAVIDAIKTGYRLIDTAASYGNEREVGEGIAEAIETGLVTREELFVTSKMWVQDVSADKAAAAIQASLDRLKLDYLDLYLLHQPYNDVFGAWRAMEAAYKAGQLKAIGVSNFDIAQLTNLAEFSEIKPMLNQIEANPFQQNKKDAAYFAEYGVQVEAWAPFAEGKNGLFSNELLQGIADKYNKSIAQVVLRWLTQRDIIVVAKSVKPERMAQNLDVLDFKLTDEEMQEIATLDTNISQFFDHADPDMIKWMAGREISYDVTAD, encoded by the coding sequence ATGGAATATAAAACATTAGCAAGCGACATCAAAATGCCAGTATTGGGGTTTGGTGTTTTCCAAGTGCAAGAAAAAGGAGCAGCCAAACAAGCTGTTATTGATGCCATCAAAACAGGATATCGTTTGATCGATACTGCTGCTAGTTATGGTAACGAGCGTGAAGTTGGTGAAGGTATCGCTGAAGCCATTGAAACAGGTTTGGTAACACGCGAAGAATTGTTCGTTACGTCAAAGATGTGGGTTCAAGATGTTTCAGCTGATAAGGCTGCGGCAGCTATTCAAGCATCACTTGATCGTTTGAAGTTGGACTATTTGGATTTGTATTTGTTACACCAACCATACAATGATGTCTTTGGTGCATGGCGTGCAATGGAAGCAGCATACAAGGCTGGACAATTAAAAGCTATTGGTGTTTCAAACTTTGATATTGCACAGTTGACAAACTTGGCTGAGTTCTCAGAAATTAAGCCAATGTTGAACCAGATCGAAGCTAACCCATTCCAACAAAATAAAAAAGATGCTGCTTACTTTGCAGAATATGGCGTTCAAGTTGAGGCATGGGCACCATTTGCAGAAGGTAAGAATGGTTTGTTCTCAAACGAATTGTTGCAAGGTATTGCAGACAAATACAACAAGTCAATTGCACAAGTTGTCTTGCGTTGGTTAACACAACGAGACATCATTGTTGTTGCAAAGTCGGTTAAGCCGGAACGTATGGCACAAAATTTGGATGTGTTAGACTTCAAACTAACTGATGAAGAAATGCAAGAAATTGCAACATTGGACACTAATATTAGTCAATTCTTTGACCATGCTGATCCTGATATGATTAAATGGATGGCAGGTCGTGAAATCAGCTATGATGTGACGGCTGATTAA
- a CDS encoding alpha/beta hydrolase: protein MINRKLKIIVVIFLGIVGVILVMNQQHVVKNNNIKEEKRGSNDTDSLRYQTTYRGKTYQKSAPVYLPEDYHSSNKKYNVLILMHGWSMTDEDFTAGRADDKAPIIADLMKNEKTPFIVVTPTYYPNRSFVTNSWDDDRPLNERFSKVEVTEVLKAIKAKYRVYDSRDHYAFAGFSMGSVTTWDVLENQLDKFRYFQMMASGYDGDMVALRQRLQQSDLSFDATISAGSNDSTIYGARDSARSLQEFKNVRLFTDRGGEHNLPSAMRQLKYGMTYFFK, encoded by the coding sequence ATGATTAACCGTAAATTGAAAATAATAGTTGTTATTTTTCTAGGTATAGTAGGTGTTATTTTGGTGATGAATCAACAGCATGTGGTTAAAAATAACAATATAAAAGAAGAAAAACGTGGTTCTAACGATACGGACTCATTACGTTATCAAACAACATACCGTGGTAAGACCTATCAAAAATCGGCGCCAGTATATTTACCAGAGGATTACCACTCTTCCAATAAAAAATACAATGTTTTGATTTTAATGCACGGTTGGTCGATGACGGATGAGGATTTTACAGCAGGACGTGCTGATGACAAAGCACCAATAATAGCTGACTTAATGAAGAACGAAAAAACGCCATTTATTGTCGTGACGCCAACATATTATCCCAATCGTTCGTTTGTGACCAATAGCTGGGATGATGATCGACCATTAAATGAACGATTTTCTAAAGTTGAGGTGACAGAAGTGCTTAAGGCAATTAAGGCAAAATATCGCGTCTATGATTCGCGAGATCATTATGCTTTTGCTGGTTTTTCAATGGGATCCGTCACAACTTGGGATGTACTAGAAAATCAATTAGACAAGTTCCGTTATTTTCAGATGATGGCTAGTGGCTATGACGGGGATATGGTAGCTTTAAGACAACGATTACAACAGTCGGATTTGTCTTTTGATGCTACCATCAGTGCTGGCAGTAACGACAGCACAATTTACGGCGCCCGAGATTCAGCTAGAAGTTTACAAGAATTTAAAAATGTTCGATTGTTTACTGATCGTGGCGGTGAACATAATTTACCTAGTGCGATGCGTCAATTGAAGTATGGTATGACATATTTCTTCAAGTAA
- a CDS encoding aldo/keto reductase: protein MNFKTLNNGAQMPQLGFGVFQIPAEETKQAVVDAINAGYRSIDTARVYGNEAETGQGVNEAIANAVVAREELFLTTKLWLSEFSYEAAKGAIDDSLKKLGTDYADLILLHQPYGDVYGAYKALAEAQADGKVKSIGISNFYPAKFVEFIKVIKTMNLPVPQIDQIEFHPYYQEKVARQLHDKYGVQIEAWGPLGRTANKYDTFHQPELVEIAAKHDKSVGQVVLRWIMQSNIITVAKSVNPSRMAENIDIFNFELDDDDMKKIETLDKNEPIFNHLDISTVERMYGWV, encoded by the coding sequence ATGAACTTTAAAACACTTAATAATGGTGCGCAAATGCCTCAACTAGGATTTGGTGTATTCCAAATTCCTGCTGAAGAAACAAAGCAAGCAGTTGTTGATGCGATTAATGCAGGCTATCGCTCAATTGATACAGCTCGTGTTTATGGTAATGAAGCAGAAACTGGTCAAGGTGTCAATGAAGCGATTGCTAATGCTGTTGTGGCACGTGAAGAACTTTTCTTGACAACAAAATTGTGGCTTTCAGAATTTTCTTACGAAGCAGCAAAAGGAGCAATTGATGATTCGCTAAAAAAATTGGGTACGGATTATGCAGATTTAATCTTATTACACCAACCTTATGGTGATGTTTACGGTGCCTACAAAGCTTTGGCAGAAGCACAAGCTGATGGTAAAGTAAAATCAATTGGTATTTCTAATTTTTATCCAGCTAAGTTTGTTGAATTTATTAAAGTTATTAAAACAATGAATTTGCCAGTACCACAAATTGATCAAATTGAGTTCCACCCATATTATCAAGAAAAAGTTGCTCGTCAATTGCATGATAAGTATGGTGTACAGATTGAAGCATGGGGACCACTTGGCCGTACTGCAAACAAGTATGATACTTTCCATCAACCAGAGCTTGTTGAAATTGCTGCAAAGCATGATAAGTCTGTGGGACAAGTAGTCCTTCGTTGGATTATGCAGTCGAATATTATTACAGTAGCAAAGTCAGTTAATCCAAGTCGTATGGCAGAAAATATTGACATCTTTAACTTTGAACTTGATGATGATGATATGAAAAAAATTGAAACACTTGATAAAAATGAACCAATTTTTAATCACTTGGATATCAGTACAGTTGAAAGAATGTATGGTTGGGTGTAA